In one Pseudomonadota bacterium genomic region, the following are encoded:
- a CDS encoding ABC transporter permease: MAITNPITLRRLQNFRKSSRGYVSFWIFLMLLILTLPAEFIANDKPIAVSYQGEIFFPLFKQYKETEFGGTFETEADYTDPHIIKKIEADGWIIKPLIPFNHQTVSWDLPMPAPSAPDATHLLGTDDQARDVLARVIYGFRISVIFGFTLTLISAIIGVFAGALQGYFGGWIDLVGQRFIEIWSGMPTLYLLIILSSVIEPNFWWLLGLLLLFSWMGFVGVVRAEFLRARNFDYVRAARALGLGDFKIMLRHVLPNALVATMAFMPFTLAGSVTVLTSLDFLGIGLPAGSASLGELLAQGKANFQAPWLALTGFFAIAIMLSLLIFIGEAVRDAFDPRKLFTSR, from the coding sequence ATGGCTATAACCAACCCTATAACGTTGAGACGGCTTCAAAACTTTCGGAAAAGTAGCCGAGGCTACGTGTCGTTTTGGATCTTTCTAATGCTCCTTATACTAACGCTACCTGCGGAATTCATTGCTAACGACAAGCCGATTGCAGTGTCCTATCAAGGAGAGATCTTTTTCCCTTTATTCAAACAATATAAGGAAACTGAATTTGGAGGGACGTTTGAAACAGAGGCAGATTACACAGACCCCCATATCATTAAAAAGATAGAAGCTGATGGGTGGATTATTAAACCCCTAATCCCCTTTAATCATCAGACCGTATCTTGGGATCTGCCCATGCCTGCGCCCTCAGCACCCGATGCGACACACCTTCTGGGGACTGATGACCAAGCTCGGGACGTACTTGCTCGGGTCATTTACGGCTTCCGGATATCCGTTATTTTCGGTTTCACATTAACACTTATCAGCGCCATTATTGGCGTCTTTGCGGGGGCACTTCAAGGCTATTTTGGGGGTTGGATTGATCTGGTCGGGCAACGCTTTATTGAAATCTGGTCTGGGATGCCCACGCTATACTTATTAATCATTTTGTCCAGTGTCATTGAGCCTAATTTTTGGTGGCTGCTCGGACTGCTTCTTCTATTTAGTTGGATGGGATTCGTTGGCGTAGTTAGGGCGGAATTCTTAAGAGCTAGAAATTTTGATTACGTCAGAGCCGCCAGAGCGCTTGGCCTAGGTGATTTTAAAATCATGCTCCGCCATGTCCTCCCTAATGCCTTAGTAGCAACGATGGCGTTCATGCCGTTTACTTTGGCTGGATCCGTCACGGTCTTAACCTCATTAGATTTTCTTGGTATCGGATTACCCGCGGGCTCAGCCTCTCTAGGTGAGCTCTTAGCTCAGGGTAAAGCAAACTTCCAGGCGCCATGGCTCGCCTTAACCGGATTCTTTGCGATCGCCATCATGCTTAGTCTTCTGATATTCATCGGTGAAGCAGTGCGAGATGCATTTGATCCGAGAAAACTATTTACCAGTAGGTAG